The Candidatus Bathyarchaeota archaeon genomic interval GTAGTGCGGATTGGGTGGGCTCTTTGGTGTCTACGTTTACGAGGTATTCTTTGGGTTTTGCGAGGTCGCTGTGGCCTTCTTTTTCGAGGAGTTTGCGGGGGACTAAGGTTAGTTTGGAGTCGGGTTGGAGGTTGAAGGCTATTTCGCTGCCCCTGTTTAATTCTAGGTCTTCGACCCATTCTTTTGGGAGGGATATTATGTAGGAGCCTCTGCCTGTGCATTGGACGCGTCTATATCCAAGGTCTTTTTCTGCCATATCAACGCACCTTTGATAAATGATTCATTTATGTAACATATTTCATTAAGTGCAATATAAATGATTAGCGACATGGTTATATAGAGTATGTGACATGTGGAGGGCAATTCCTATGGAACTAGGTGATAAAATGCCGTTAAACACATGTAGAATAATAATTAAAAAAACTAGCCAAACAACTACAAGCAAGGGCATTTTATGCACAAATGACGTGGAACTTCACGTACAAATGATCACATGCCCCCGCTAAAGACAAAAAAACGTCAAGAAGGCACACAAACATGAAAAAAATTATTGCCATTCAAGAAAACTGCATAGGCTGTGGACTCTGCGAAGTATACTGCACCGTGCAGCACTCCAAATCAAAGGACATAATCAAAGCCTACAACAGCGAACGCCCTAGACCCATCAGTCGCGTCCGCGTTGAACGCAACAAACCCGTATCATTCGCCATCCAATGCCGCCACTGCGACGACGCCCCCTGTGTCACCGCATGCCTAGCAGGCGCCATGACCAAAGACCCCAAAACAGGCGAAGTAATCCACAACAAAGACAAATGCATGGGTTGCTGGACCTGTGTCATGATTTGCCCCTATGGCGCCATAAAGATGGATAAAGAAGGGCACGTCATCGCCAAATGCGACCTTTGCCAGGGATTTGACAAACCCGCATGCGTCGCCAATTGTCCTAACGAGGCTCTCATCTTCAAAGAGGTGAAACCCTAGATGGCAAAATATGTCATTGTGGGCGCTTCAGCAGCAGGCGTAGGAGCAGTTGAAGCCATCCGCGAAATTGACTCAACTGGCGCAATCACAGTTATCACTGAAGAAGCCTGTGCCTACTACAGTCGACCTATGATAAGCGACTACGTAAGCGGCAAAGCTGACGTTCAGAAAATGAAATGTAAAACTGATGACTTCTTCAAAGCATATAACGCCGAAGTCTTAATCAACAAAAAAGTTACCGCCCTCAACCTTGCCGAGAAAACCCTCAGCTTAGACGGCGGAGAAAAAGTCATCTACGAGAAGCTTTTGCTTGCCACTGGCGGTAAACCCTTCGTTCCCAAGATGGAGGGCCAAGAAAAAGATGGTGTCTTCACTTTTACCACCATGGCAGATGCTCAAAGCCTTGCAGCAAAAATCGACGCAATCCACGCAAAATCTGCCGTAGTCATCGGTGCTGGCTTGATTGGGATTAGCGTCACTGAAGCCCTCACCAAACGGGGCATAAAGGTAACCGTGGTGGAGTTACAAGAGAAAATCTTAAGTTTACTCTTAGACGCAAAAGCATCAGATATGGTAGAAGCTGTAATCCGCAAGGCAGGCGTAGACTTTGCCACCGGTCAATCTGTCCAGAAAATCATCGGCACACCCGACAACGACGCAGTTGTCGGCGGAGTCATAACCACCAAGGGCACTCAGATTCCCTGCGACCTCGTAATATGCGCCATCGGCGTCATACCCCGAACAGAACTCGTCGCTGGGTCAGCTGTCAAAGTTAACCGCGGCATAGTTGTCGACAGCACCATGCAAACCAGCCTTCCCGATGTGTACGCCAGCGGTGACGTTGCTGAAGCCTACGACTTCATCTTAAATCAAAACCGTCTCTTGCCGCTTTGGCCACTGGCAGTTCTGGAAGGTAAGGTTGCAGGCGCTAACATGGCAGGTCAGAAAGCCACCTACGCGGGCGGCACCAACATGAGCAGCCTCAAGTACTTCGGTATCCCACTGGTCTCCATAGGCAACGCCAACCCCAAACCCGACGACACAACCGTTGAAGTGATCAGCAAACTTGACGAGGTACACAATGCTTACCGAAAGTTGGTGCTTAAAGATAACGTGATCGTGGGCATGACCTTTGTTAACTGCATTGACCGTGCAGGTATTTTCTTTAATTTAATGAAGAAACAAATAAACGTAAAGAAATTCAAGCAAGACCTGCTCCGAGACGACTTCGGCTTAGCCGTATTGCCCTCGAGTCTGGTAAAGAAAATGAGTGTGGTGCAATAAACATGGACCAAGACGATAGAAAAATAATAAACCCCTACGGCGACGACAAAGACTTCGCAGCCTGCGGCATATTCGCCATGATGAACACCGAAGGCAAACGCTTTGGCAGCAAGGACCCTGTGCGTGCCATGGCAAACATGCATGACCGCGGCAACGGACTCGGCGGAGGCTTCGCAGTCTACGGTATTTACCCGCAGTTCAAAGACTACTACGCTTTCCATGTCATGTACCTCAGTAAAGACGCTAAAGAAAAAACGGACCGCATCCTTGCCTCCAAGTTTGACATAGTCTACGATGAGGAGATGCAGACTAAACCTGCCGATGTTCGTGACCCACCGCTGGTTTGGCGTTACTTCGTGGAACCCAAAAAACGTCGTCCAGAAGGGCAAAGTGAAGAGGACTATGTAATAGAAGCTGTCATGCGGGTCAACACGGAAACTGGCAAGGCTTTCATTTTCTCCAGCGGTAAAGACATGGGTGTCTTTAAAGGCGTGGGTTTTCCCGAGGACATTGCAGAGTTCTTCTGTCTTGAAGACTACCAGGGCTACCTCTGGAGTTGCCATAGTCGCTTTCCAACTAACACTCCTGGTTGGTGGGGCGGTGCGCATCCATTTAACATCTTAGACTGGACTGTCGTCCACAACGGTGAACTCTCCAGCTACGGAATAAACCGCCGCTTCCTCGAAATGTATGGGTACAAATGCACAATGCAAACCGACACCGAAGTCCTCGCCTACGCCGTCGACCTACTCATGCGCAGACAACACTTACCCATGAGCTTAGTCTCGCAAATCTTTGCGTCACCGCTCTGGGAAGAAATCGAAAATCTAAAACCCCCAGAAGCCCAACTGCTCACGGCACTCCGCCAAACCTACGGCAGCCTACTCATGAACGGACCCTTCGGCATCGTCATCGCTCATCATGGCGAAATGATTGGGTTAGGTGACCGCATAAAACTCCGCCCAATGGTTGCAGGTACACGCGGCGATTTCCAGTTCATCTCATCCGAAGAAGCCGCAATACGCTTAGTTTCACCCCAACTCGACAAGTTCTGGGCGCCCAGAGGCGGCGAACCCGTAGTATGCAGACTAAAAAATTTCAAAGGAGAGCTCTAAAATGAAAACTTACGTCCAACCTGAATACCTAGTGGAACGCGACACGAAACGTTGCATACGCTGTAAAGTTTGCGTTAACCAATGCACATATGATACCCACTTCTACGACGAAGAAACCGATATGATGTCTAGCAAAGACGAGAACTGTGTTAACTGTCAACGCTGCGTTACATTCTGTCCCACGCATGCTTTAACAATAAAAAAGAACCCTAACGCCAGCCGCGAAAACGCCAACTGGAACATGGAGGCAATCCGCGATATCAAAAAACAGGCTGAAAACGGCGCTGTCATCATCACCGGTATGGGCAACGACAAACCCGCCTTCACCTACTGGGACCGCCTACTCCTAAACGCCAGCCAAGTCACCAACCCCTCCATCGACCCCTTACGTGAACCCATGGAAATACGCACCTACCTCGGCGCAAAACCAGACAAACTTGAAGTAGCAAAAGAAAACGGCGAGGTAGTCCTCAAAACACAGCTAACCCCCCAGTTATGCCTCGATACGCCAATTATGTTCTCTGCGATGTCCTATGGCGCGATTAGCCTCAACGTCCACACAGCTCTCGCTCGAGCAGCCACTGAATGCGGCACCTACTGGAACACTGGCGAAGGCGGCTTAGATAAAAGCCTCTATCAATACGGCGACCACACCATCGTGCAGGTGGCGTCAGGCCGATTCGGTGTCCACCCAGAATACCTCGATACAGGTGCAGCTGTTGAGATTAAGATTGGGCAAGGCGCAAAACCCGGCATCGGCGGACACTTACCTGGCGAAAAAGTAACCGACCCCGTCGCAAAAACCCGCATGATTCCAACAGGCAGCGACGCACTCTCACCCTACCCGCAACACGACATCTACTCAATCGAAGACCTAAGACAACTAATCTATGCCCTCAAAGAAGCCACCAACTACACCAAACCCATTTCAGTAAAAATCGCAGCGGTCCACAACGCCCCCGCCATCGCAAGCGGCATGGTTCGAGCAGGCGCAGACATAATCGCCGTCGACGGCGTCCGCGGCGCAACCGGCGCAGCACCCAAAGTCATCCGAGACAACGTCGGCATCCCCATCGAACTAGCCTTAGCACAGATTGACCAGCGTCTCCGACAAGAAGGTATCCGCAACCACGCAGGCGTAGTGGTAGCAGGCGGCATCCGAAGCGCAGGCGACGTAGTTAAAGCCATAGCATTAGGAGCTGATGCAGTCTACATCGGTACCGCAGCACTCATCGCAATGGGCTGTACAGTTTGTCAACGTTGCTTTACTGGTAAATGTCCTTGGGGCATCGCTACTAGTGACCCTTGGATTAGCAAACGTATTAACCCCGACATCGCATCCACGCGGCTCATCAACCTCCTGCATAGCTGGAGCGTCGAAATCAAAGACATGATGGGCGGCATGGGCATCAACGCCATAGAGAGCCTACGCGGCAACCGATTGGCGCTGCGTGCTGTCGGTTTAACCAAGACTGAGCTTGAAATCTTGGGCGTTAAAATGGCAGGAGAATAAACAGATGCAATCCCAAAACACAACCCCTCAACCAATCGACCCCAAATATGAAGCACGAATAGCCAGATTCGGCACCACCGTCAAAGTCGACGCTGAAGGACTCTACTACAAAGAACTCAACTGCCTACTCCGCCAACTCATACAAGCGGACGGCATAGAAAAACTTGAGCTCCTCAACGTATGTGGCCAACGCTACATAGGCACAGACCTCGCCACCAAACTCCAAATAGACATCTACGGTACTCCCGGCAACGACTTAGGCGCTTTCCTTAACGGTCCCAAAATCACCGTTTATGGTAACGCACAGGACGGCTGCGGCAACACCATGAACGAAGGCGAAATCATCATCCACGGACACGCAGGCGACGTCACAGGCAACTCCATGCGGGGCGGCAGAATCTTCGTCAAAGATTACGTCGGGTACCGCGTAGGTATCCACATGAAAGAATACAAAAACAAAGTCCCCACAATCGTCATCGGCGAAACTGCAGGCGACTTCCTAGCTGAGTACATGGCAGGCGGAATTATCTTGTTGTTGGGTCTCAATCTTGGGGACTGTGAACAGTGCAAAGCTCGATTTGTAGCTACAGGTATGCATGGCGGCGTCATCTATGAGCGCGGCGATATGCTTCGACCGGTTGCAGGCACCAAAACCTTGCCCGTCGGCAAACGTGACATGCAAGTCATCGAGGGCTTAGTTAATCAGTACTGTAGCCATTTCGGCGGCGACCCCAAAGCTATCCTTGCAGGTAAATTCCTAAAAATCCTGCCGCTCTCCAGTCGACCCTACGCGAAACTGTTTTCGCATTAGGGCGTTATTTCTTTTATTTTTCTCTTTTCTGTTTAGTGGTTCGTTAGTGTTATTGGTTTTAGTTTAATTTCTAAACTAGTTTTTCGACGTGTTTTTACACATGTCCAGACTATTTTGTTTTTACTGGTTATATGTTTAGCTATGATAATAAAACCTGGATGCGTATTTATTATTGTTTATTAATTATGAACAGTTGTGAAGAATTCACAAAATCCTTTTTTAAACTCCGCCAATATGCAATAGCAAATGCGAGGAAAACAACCATGAGACAAATCGCAATATACGGAAAAGGTGGCATAGGAAAAAGCACCACAACCCAAAACTCCGTCGCAGCACTAGCCGAGATGGGCAAAAAAGTCCTCCTGCTGGGCTGTGACCCCAAAGCAGACTGCACACGCCTACTACTCCACGGCAAACGCCAACCCACCGTCCTAGACATCCTACGCGACGGCGGCGGCGAATGCACACCCGAAATGATCAGCACCCAAGGCTACGGCAACGTTACCTGCGTCGAATCAGGCGGCCCCGAACCCGGAGTCGGCTGCGGTGGCAGAGGCATAATCACAAGCATCCAGACACTCCACGACTTAAACATGTACAAAGAAGACTTAGACTTCGTATTCTACGATGTGCTCGGAGATGTGGTATGCGGTGGATTTGCTATGCCCATTAGAGAGGGCTATGCCCAAGAAATCTACATAGTCGCCTCAGGCGAATACATGGCGCTTTATGCAGCCAACAACATCTGCAAAGGCATCAAAAAATTTGCTGAAGCAGGACACACAAGATTAGGCGGAATAATATGCAACTCACGCAAATGCGAAAACGAAGAAGCCCTAGTTGCACAATTCGCCAGAAAAATCAACAGCAAACTCATCCAATTCATCCCAAGAGACAACATCGTTCAACGCGCAGAAATTAACCGAAAAACGGTCATAGACTACGACCCCTACTCTACACAGGCAGACGTTTATCGAAGTGTCGCCAGAAAAATTACCTTCAACACAGAATTCACGGTTCCAAACCCCATCACTATAGATGAACTCGAAAACCTGATGCGGGAATTCGGTATATCCGATTAGGTGGATTTTCTATGCTAAGTTACGCCCAACCCGAAATACAGCGGACACGCTGCACCAAACTAGTGCGGGAACACCCCTGCTATGGTGCAGATGCCCACTTCAAATTTGGCAGAGTTCACCTTCCCGTTGTTTCAGGATGCAACATAGGCTGCAACTACTGCGTCCGAAAATACGACTGCGTCAACGAGAACCGACCAGGCGTAACCAGCAAAATCTTAACCGCACAAGAAGCCATCGAAAGAGTTCGTCAAGCAGCAAAAAGTGACCCCCGCCTACGAGTAGTGGGCATCTCTGGACCCGGAGACCCCCTAACAAGCGACGTTACCTTCGAGACCCTTCAGCTTGTCCAAGAAGAATTCCCCCACCTGCACCGCTGTGTATCCACTAACGGGTTATTGTTGCCTCAAAAAGTCGGTGCTCTAAAATCAGTCGGAGTAACCGCATTAACCGTAACCATCAACGCCGTTGACGCTGACGTAGGCAAAAAAATCTACTCTTTTGTGCAATACAATAATCAAACGTTGCGTGGCAAAGAAGCCTTTGAGGTTCTCAGCCAAAACCAACTTGAAGGACTCTATGCTGCTGCAAAAGCAGGTATCGTGGTCAAAGTAAACTCTGTCTATATCCCCGGTGTAAACTCCGAGCACCTCGTTGAGGTAGCAAAGATAGCCCGCGACTTAGGCGCATACATCCACAACATCATGCCGCTTATTCCTCAGGGCAAATTCGCCAATATTAAAGCACCCGCGATGGAGGAAGTCAAAGCTCTACGCTACGCATGCGGAGATGTGATGGTGCAGTTCCATAACTGTGTCCAATGCAGAGCAGACGCTGTGGGTGTCCCAAGCGAGGAAAGCTGTGGAAAACGCTTTACAGCTTTTCAACGAACCGAACAAAAAACTGAGGTGCCCTAAATGCCCCTAATTCTTCCTGAGTGTGATAAGAAAGTTCCTGAAAGACAAAAACACATTTACCTAAAAGACATCCGTGACCCTTTCACCATCCCCGCCTGCAACATAGCAACCATCCCCGGAGACATGACCGAACGCGGATGCACCTACGCAGGCTGCCGAGGGGTGGTGGGCGGACCAGTAAAAGATGTTATCCAACTTCAGCATGGTCCCATCGGCTGCTGCTATTATCCTTGGGATGCGCGACCCCACGTTGCGACAGGCACAAACTTCCAGTTAGCCAACGTATTCTCCACAGATCTCCGCGAACCCAACATCGTATTTGGAGGAGAAAAAAAACTCTACGACTCCATCATAGAAGCCAGCAAAGCCTTCCCCGACGCCCAAGGCGTATTTGTCTACGCGACCTGCGTGGCAGGACTCATAGGCGACGACATGGACGCCGTGGCGAAACGCGCAACCAAAGCCATAGGCAAACCCGTCGTAGCCTTCAGTTGCCCAGGTTTCCGCGGCGTAAGCCAAAGCCTAGGCCACCACGTAGGCAACGAGGTTCTCTTTAACCGCATAGTCGGCACCGAAGAACCCGCAGAGAAAACCACCTATGACATCAACCTCGTCGGCGAATACAACATCCGAGGCGACGACTGGCTCATCCTACCCCTGCTTGAAGCCGTCGGCTTACGTGTACTGTGCACCTTTACTGGTGACTGCTCAATCCATGACATCGCCAAAATGCATGCCGCAAAACTCAACGTTATCCGATGCGCCCGCTCCGCCAAGTACATCGCGGATATGATGAAAGACAAATACGGGACACCCTTCGTCGAAGTTGACCTCTATGGAATACAGCAAACCGCCGATGACCTGCGTTTAGTCGCCAAGTTTTTTGGGTTAGAAGCCAAAGCTGAAGAAGTCATAGCCAAAGAACTCTCTGAAATCAAAGAGGAAATGGAGTTCTACCGCCAAAAATTCCAAGGCAAAACCGCCATGATATACCAAGGTGGACCCCGCAGTTGGCACTGGCCCAAATTCATGGAGGAACTGGGCATGGACGTAAAGGTAGTTGCAACCACTTTTGGTCACGAAGATGACTACGAAAAAATCGTTCGCCGCGTCAAAAACGGCACGCTTGTCATCGATAACCCCAACGCACCCGAATTCGAAGAAATGATGCTCAAATACAAACCTGACATATTCATCGCGGGCACCAAAGAAAAATACCTTGCCTACAAATACGGCGTACCCTTCCTAAACGGGCACACCTACGAGAGCAAGGGCGGCTACATGGCGTTTAAGGGCGCAGTCAGATTTGCACGGGACATGTACAAAGCAATGTACTTGCCTTCATGGCGATTCATACGCAACACAGGAGCGCAATAGACATGGTGGTAATTAACCGAACCCGAAGCGTAACAATCAACCCCCCAAAAATGTGTCAACCCATCGGCGCCATCTGGGCAACTCTAGGCGTACACGGTAGCGTACCCTTGGTGCATGGCTCACAGGGTTGCTCTACGTATCCGCGCAACCTCATGTCTCGTCACTTCCGCGAACCCATCGAAGTCGCCATCACCTCACTTCACGAAAAAGCCACGATATTTGGCGGCGCAGCAAATCTCAAAACCGCGTTAGGCAACATCATCGAACGCCAGCACCCTGAACTCATAACCGTAATAACCACCTGCCTTAGCGAAACCACAGGCGACGACATACATGGTATTGCCAAAGCTTTCAGAGCAGAAAATCCTGAGCTTGCCAGCCGCTCCAAAATCGTAACCATTAACACCCCCAGCTACGTTGGCACCCACGTCGTCGGCTACGACAACGCCCTAAAAGCCATGGTCACCCAGCTTGGCGAAAAAAAGATTCCCAACGGCAAACTTAACGTCATTCCCGGCATGATAAACCCCGGTGACGTTCTCGAAATCAAACATATCCTAACCCAAATGGGCGTAGACGCCATTTACTTAACTGACATTTCCCAAACACTCAACGCGCCTCTTCGTCTGCCTAAACCGCATTTCCCGCCTGGCGGAACCACTGTATCTGAAATCGCTGATTCCCCCAATTCATGCGGCACTCTAGTCGTATGCAAGCATGAAGGGCAAACCGCAGCCAACATCCTACAAGAAAAACATGGAGTACCTGCTGCTATCGGTGAAGCCCCCATAGGCGTGGAAGCCACTGATACATTCGTCAAAAACATCACCAGACTTACTGGCAAAAAAGCACCCGACAGCCTCATCGACGAGCGCGATTTGCTTGTGGACGCTTTGGTTGACAGTAGCCAAATCACCTTTGCTACTAAAGCCGCAGTGTTTGGTGACCCTGACCAAGTGCTTGGGTTAACGAGGTTTCTCTTCGAGTTAGGTATCCAACCCATACATGTGTTAACCACCCTTGAGGACCCGCAATTTGGCACTGCAATGCAAAATCTTGCACGAGCCTACGACATCAAGGAAGATGAACAAAACATAATCGTCGGCGGCGACCTCTACGACCTAAGCCAGAAAATCAAAGAACGCAAAGTAGACCTCATAATCGGCGACTACAAAGGCAAATACATCTCCAAAGAAGAAAACATCCCTCTGATACGTGTAGGATTCCCCAACGCTGACCGCTTCGGCTACCAAAGGAAAACCATGATGGGCTACCGCGGCTCCCTACAACTCCTCGACACAATCGTTAACACCATAATGGACATCAGGGACAACTAGGAGCAGGTGAACTTGAAGCTGGACGATTTTTTCTTCAAATTGCCCAAACTTCAAGTCAACCCCATCATAGACGACACCACACTCCGCGACGGTATGCAAATGCCCGGGTTAGTCGTACAACCCAACAATGCCGCCAAAATCGCAGAGCACCTTTGCAACGTCGGGGCTGAACGCCTCGAACTTTTTCATTTTCAAGAACCCGACAAAAAAGCAGCCAAACTAATCCTCAACAAAAAACTGCCCCTTCGAGTCTCAGGCTGGTGTCGAACCAACAAACAAGACATCGACAGTGCCCTCGACGCGGGCTTTGAAGAAGTCGGCATCTCGCACCCCGTTTCAGAAATTCACTTAAAAGCAAAGTGGCCCAACAAATCCCATGAGCAGCTCCTCTCTGACTTTGGGGATGTGGTAGAATATTCTGCAAAAACGCATGGTCTGCGTACTTTTGTTCATGGCGAAGATGGTACCCGCGCTGATTGGGCTTTTGAGAAGCGACTGGTAAATTTGGCTGCGGACGCTGGAGCAGAATGCTACCGCGTCTGCGACACTGTCGGAATCGGATTGCCCCAACCATACGCGCCCTCACCAATGGGCATCCCCGCGAAACTACGCGCACTAAAAGCTGAAACTCGCATAAAATCCGTCGGTATCCATGCCCACGACGACTTAGGCAATGCCCTCGCAAACACCC includes:
- a CDS encoding 4Fe-4S dicluster domain-containing protein, with product MKKIIAIQENCIGCGLCEVYCTVQHSKSKDIIKAYNSERPRPISRVRVERNKPVSFAIQCRHCDDAPCVTACLAGAMTKDPKTGEVIHNKDKCMGCWTCVMICPYGAIKMDKEGHVIAKCDLCQGFDKPACVANCPNEALIFKEVKP
- a CDS encoding radical SAM protein, yielding MLSYAQPEIQRTRCTKLVREHPCYGADAHFKFGRVHLPVVSGCNIGCNYCVRKYDCVNENRPGVTSKILTAQEAIERVRQAAKSDPRLRVVGISGPGDPLTSDVTFETLQLVQEEFPHLHRCVSTNGLLLPQKVGALKSVGVTALTVTINAVDADVGKKIYSFVQYNNQTLRGKEAFEVLSQNQLEGLYAAAKAGIVVKVNSVYIPGVNSEHLVEVAKIARDLGAYIHNIMPLIPQGKFANIKAPAMEEVKALRYACGDVMVQFHNCVQCRADAVGVPSEESCGKRFTAFQRTEQKTEVP
- a CDS encoding nitrogenase component I subunit alpha, with translation MPLILPECDKKVPERQKHIYLKDIRDPFTIPACNIATIPGDMTERGCTYAGCRGVVGGPVKDVIQLQHGPIGCCYYPWDARPHVATGTNFQLANVFSTDLREPNIVFGGEKKLYDSIIEASKAFPDAQGVFVYATCVAGLIGDDMDAVAKRATKAIGKPVVAFSCPGFRGVSQSLGHHVGNEVLFNRIVGTEEPAEKTTYDINLVGEYNIRGDDWLILPLLEAVGLRVLCTFTGDCSIHDIAKMHAAKLNVIRCARSAKYIADMMKDKYGTPFVEVDLYGIQQTADDLRLVAKFFGLEAKAEEVIAKELSEIKEEMEFYRQKFQGKTAMIYQGGPRSWHWPKFMEELGMDVKVVATTFGHEDDYEKIVRRVKNGTLVIDNPNAPEFEEMMLKYKPDIFIAGTKEKYLAYKYGVPFLNGHTYESKGGYMAFKGAVRFARDMYKAMYLPSWRFIRNTGAQ
- a CDS encoding FAD-dependent oxidoreductase, producing MAKYVIVGASAAGVGAVEAIREIDSTGAITVITEEACAYYSRPMISDYVSGKADVQKMKCKTDDFFKAYNAEVLINKKVTALNLAEKTLSLDGGEKVIYEKLLLATGGKPFVPKMEGQEKDGVFTFTTMADAQSLAAKIDAIHAKSAVVIGAGLIGISVTEALTKRGIKVTVVELQEKILSLLLDAKASDMVEAVIRKAGVDFATGQSVQKIIGTPDNDAVVGGVITTKGTQIPCDLVICAIGVIPRTELVAGSAVKVNRGIVVDSTMQTSLPDVYASGDVAEAYDFILNQNRLLPLWPLAVLEGKVAGANMAGQKATYAGGTNMSSLKYFGIPLVSIGNANPKPDDTTVEVISKLDEVHNAYRKLVLKDNVIVGMTFVNCIDRAGIFFNLMKKQINVKKFKQDLLRDDFGLAVLPSSLVKKMSVVQ
- a CDS encoding glutamine amidotransferase family protein; this encodes MDQDDRKIINPYGDDKDFAACGIFAMMNTEGKRFGSKDPVRAMANMHDRGNGLGGGFAVYGIYPQFKDYYAFHVMYLSKDAKEKTDRILASKFDIVYDEEMQTKPADVRDPPLVWRYFVEPKKRRPEGQSEEDYVIEAVMRVNTETGKAFIFSSGKDMGVFKGVGFPEDIAEFFCLEDYQGYLWSCHSRFPTNTPGWWGGAHPFNILDWTVVHNGELSSYGINRRFLEMYGYKCTMQTDTEVLAYAVDLLMRRQHLPMSLVSQIFASPLWEEIENLKPPEAQLLTALRQTYGSLLMNGPFGIVIAHHGEMIGLGDRIKLRPMVAGTRGDFQFISSEEAAIRLVSPQLDKFWAPRGGEPVVCRLKNFKGEL
- a CDS encoding glutamate synthase-related protein, producing the protein MKTYVQPEYLVERDTKRCIRCKVCVNQCTYDTHFYDEETDMMSSKDENCVNCQRCVTFCPTHALTIKKNPNASRENANWNMEAIRDIKKQAENGAVIITGMGNDKPAFTYWDRLLLNASQVTNPSIDPLREPMEIRTYLGAKPDKLEVAKENGEVVLKTQLTPQLCLDTPIMFSAMSYGAISLNVHTALARAATECGTYWNTGEGGLDKSLYQYGDHTIVQVASGRFGVHPEYLDTGAAVEIKIGQGAKPGIGGHLPGEKVTDPVAKTRMIPTGSDALSPYPQHDIYSIEDLRQLIYALKEATNYTKPISVKIAAVHNAPAIASGMVRAGADIIAVDGVRGATGAAPKVIRDNVGIPIELALAQIDQRLRQEGIRNHAGVVVAGGIRSAGDVVKAIALGADAVYIGTAALIAMGCTVCQRCFTGKCPWGIATSDPWISKRINPDIASTRLINLLHSWSVEIKDMMGGMGINAIESLRGNRLALRAVGLTKTELEILGVKMAGE
- a CDS encoding isopropylmalate synthase encodes the protein MKLDDFFFKLPKLQVNPIIDDTTLRDGMQMPGLVVQPNNAAKIAEHLCNVGAERLELFHFQEPDKKAAKLILNKKLPLRVSGWCRTNKQDIDSALDAGFEEVGISHPVSEIHLKAKWPNKSHEQLLSDFGDVVEYSAKTHGLRTFVHGEDGTRADWAFEKRLVNLAADAGAECYRVCDTVGIGLPQPYAPSPMGIPAKLRALKAETRIKSVGIHAHDDLGNALANTLAAVSAASGLWQQIYINTTLLGIGERAGNAETEKVLLNLYLHFGVKKYADKLKNLKAAADYLSEVTGINVPAKVAIVGKYSFAHESGIHTYAVLVDPQTYEPYPPELVGNTRRLSVGKQSGKNIIKHKIIELTGKCPTDETLTACVQTIKAVYAKGKRKSLSDEEFKKIIENLNKKPKPPVNRDCIVLEHCVSSS
- the nifH gene encoding nitrogenase iron protein, producing MRQIAIYGKGGIGKSTTTQNSVAALAEMGKKVLLLGCDPKADCTRLLLHGKRQPTVLDILRDGGGECTPEMISTQGYGNVTCVESGGPEPGVGCGGRGIITSIQTLHDLNMYKEDLDFVFYDVLGDVVCGGFAMPIREGYAQEIYIVASGEYMALYAANNICKGIKKFAEAGHTRLGGIICNSRKCENEEALVAQFARKINSKLIQFIPRDNIVQRAEINRKTVIDYDPYSTQADVYRSVARKITFNTEFTVPNPITIDELENLMREFGISD